Proteins from a single region of Syngnathus scovelli strain Florida chromosome 7, RoL_Ssco_1.2, whole genome shotgun sequence:
- the LOC125972299 gene encoding uncharacterized protein: MLNNPPEDAPRKPGIFPKTKKGKPIKMTEDNPSSGGGGEEEKKKKKKKKKKLLPEEAKVAPMDAETPVLQQQQQKKKKKQQQGSDAASQKTTGKISEKKRRRSRVVDESEAALPAKIRKLEENDEVEFESNPPLEGEHGKENQEDPLVNAKESVGKMQKKVFTSALTRAQVKKDPPDLECRIAARNLVDERRFSNLTRLVKVVAQVWRAAKHFAARSRGLETPKWEAVSLGGVITVTERQDALRDLFLAAQGGVTFPTTTTDRLVVFKEEKTGLLVCGGRVQAFNEDRVSVPLLPYSAWISTLLVREAHSEGHEGIAATLLKVRKRAWVIKGRRIAQKVIDNCVICKKARARRCQQVMGDLPQERTRPAAPFEFTAVDLFGPYQVKDDVRKRVRLKEGDIVWLCDQNALRGHFKLGRVISVNPDSRGIVRDVTLRVVRTSCAPEIRPTTSASKHPTSSIQRDHQSTILHRDVRRLVVLLPVEEQTESPKQKP; encoded by the coding sequence ATGCTCAATAACCCTCCTGAAGATGCTCCTAGGAAGCCGGGAATATTTCCCAAGACTAAGAAGGGGAAGCCCATCAAGATGACTGAAGACAATCCATCTTCAGGTGGCGGCggggaggaagagaagaaaaagaaaaagaagaagaaaaagaagctgctgCCAGAGGAGGCCAAAGTGGCGCCGATGGACGCCGAGACGCCAGttctgcagcagcaacagcagaagaagaaaaagaagcagcagcaagGCTCAGATGCCGCAAGTCAGAAGACGACGGGTAAAATCTCGGAGAAGAAGAGACGCCGCTCGCGGGTGGTAGACGAATCGGAAGCGGCGCTGCCCGCCAAGATTAGGAAGCTTGAGGAGAACGATGAGGTCGAGTTTGAGAGCAATCCGCCACTAGAGGGCGAGCATGGGAAAGAAAACCAAGAAGACCCGCTGGTCAATGCCAAAGAGAGTGTTGGGAAGATGCAGAAGAAAGTATTTACATCTGCACTCACAAGAGCTCAGGTAAAGAAAGACCCACCAGATCTGGAGTGCCGCATTGCTGCCCGAAACCTGGTGGATGAAAGACGGTTCAGCAACCTGACCCGCCTGGTTAAGGTTGTCGCCCAGGTCTGGAGGGCAGCAAAGCATTTTGCAGCTCGAAGTAGGGGCCTGGAAACGCCAAAGTGGGAGGCAGTTTCATTGGGTGGAGTTATTACTGTGACAGAACGTCAAGATGCTTTAAGAGATCTTTTTCTGGCTGCACAAGGGGGCGTGACCTTTCCAACCACCACAACAGACCGGCTGGTAGTCTTCAAGGAGGAAAAAACTGGGTTATTGGTTTGTGGTGGGAGAGTCCAGGCTTTCAATGAAGACAGGGTTAGTGTTCCCCTTTTACCATACAGTGCTTGGATTTCAACATTGCTGGTTCGTGAAGCCCACAGCGAAGGTCACGAGGGAATTGCTGCGACTCTGCTGAAAGTGAGAAAGAGAGCATGGGTCATCAAGGGACGACGAATTGCTCAAAAGGTCATTGATAACTGTGTGATCTGCAAGAAAGCTAGAGCTAGAAGATGCCAGCAAGTGATGGGTGATCTGCCCCAGGAGAGAACCAGGCCGGCAGCTCCATTTGAGTTCACAGCAGTTGACCTGTTTGGACCATATCAGGTCAAGGATGATGTGAGGAAAAGAGTCAGGTTGAAAGAAGGAGACATTGTTTGGCTGTGTGACCAAAATGCGTTGAGGGGCCACTTTAAGCTTGGGAGAGTCATCAGTGTCAACCCAGACTCCCGTGGCATCGTACGGGATGTGACACTCAGAGTTGTGAGAACCTCCTGCGCCCCTGAGATTAGACCCACAACATCAGCATCCAAGCATCCTACATCCAGCATCCAGAGGGATCATCAGTCCACAATTCTTCACCGGGATGTCCGACGACTGGTGGTTTTGCTACCAGTGGAAGAGCAGACAGAAAGCCCAAAACAGAAACCCTGA